One genomic region from Henningerozyma blattae CBS 6284 chromosome 2, complete genome encodes:
- the ITT1 gene encoding RBR-type E3 ubiquitin transferase (similar to Saccharomyces cerevisiae ITT1 (YML068W); ancestral locus Anc_4.332), with amino-acid sequence MDKNNLRDDLTILKDMYPEMEVNEFPEESPLTSTISGCVPVRINLATDVTINFQDKKSINLSRLTSDLISFKINPLKYPQLEAGIQLNIESQWMTEDDKSLLLKSIVDEFNEITNPNNEELFDEFFPTLMLVLSFISEDSSTILFPQNRRVCKDEEEFKIFDNIRISLEDYDMKHSNYNCSICMDTKKGDKMVKIPCQNESHYLCRPCSESYFTNMINNGDVLNIRCPDCKFEEINLDNFRNYKDMIKQLFTPLIDVKFLRTILNEDLCKKFEELYHSQAATKLSKHCFNSCVICKRCERWCVKEDLDDSMIHCNYCDFTFCFDCLHSWHGYHNKCGKKFTIPREVVEEYTDLKDDLDNIEKKLELEVKYGKKILEIEVNEYLADKLLDLAIEEEGSNLQRCPTCRLVVQRSEGCNKMKCSMCDSMFCFICGYLLYKDDPYAHFREPRSECYGRLFEGMEGVDD; translated from the coding sequence ATGGACAAGAATAATTTAAGAGATGACTTGACAATTTTGAAAGACATGTATCCAGAAATGGAAGTAAATGAATTTCCTGAAGAATCTCCACTTACTTCTACGATAAGTGGATGTGTTCCAGTAAGAATTAACCTTGCTACAGATGTTACAATTAATTTCCAAGATAAGAAAAGTATTAATCTTTCAAGACTTACCTCAGATCTTAttagttttaaaattaatccTTTGAAATACCCACAATTGGAAGCTGGGATACAGCTGAATATTGAATCACAGTGGATGACAGAAGATGATAAATCTCTACTGTTAAAGAGCATTGTAGATGAATTTAACGAAATTacaaatccaaataatgaagagCTATTTGATGAGTTTTTTCCAACTCTAATGTTAGTACTGAGTTTTATTTCGGAAGATTCAAgtactattttatttcctcAAAATAGAAGAGTTTGTAAAGATGAGgaagaattcaaaattttcgacaatattagaattagtCTTGAAGATTATGATATGAAAcattcaaattataattgTTCTATTTGTATGGATACAAAAAAGGGAGATAAGATGGTTAAGATACCATGTCAAAATGAAAGTCATTATTTATGTCGTCCATGTTCTGAATCATATTTCACTAATATGATTAATAATGGtgatgttttaaatatacGATGTCCTGATTgtaaatttgaagaaattaatttagataattttcGGAATTATAAAGATATGATTAAACAACTGTTTACCCCCTTAATAGATGTAAAATTCTTAAGAACgattttaaatgaagatttatgtaagaaatttgaagaattatatcATTCTCAAGCTGCGacaaaattatcaaaacattgttttaattcttgTGTTATATGTAAAAGATGTGAACGATGGTGTGTTAAAGAAGATCTAGATGATTCTATGATCCATTGTAATTATTGTGATTTTACATTTTGCTTTGACTGTTTACATTCATGGCACGGTTATCATAATAAATGTGGTAAAAAATTCACAATTCCAAGAGAAGTTGTTGAAGAATATACAGACCTTAAAGATgatttagataatattgaaaaaaaattagaactTGAAGTTAAATatggtaaaaaaatacttgaGATAGAAGTTAATGAGTATTTGGCAGATAAGTTATTAGATTTAgcaattgaagaagaagggTCTAACCTTCAAAGATGCCCTACTTGTCGATTAGTAGTTCAAAGAAGTGAAGGAtgtaataaaatgaaatgttCCATGTGTGATAGTATGTTTTGTTTCATATGTGGTtatcttttatataaagATGATCCTTATGCTCATTTCAGAGAACCTCGATCAGAATGTTATGGTAGATTATTTGAAGGTATGGAAGGTGTAGATGATTAA
- the TBLA0B06370 gene encoding uncharacterized protein (Ty like retrotransposon), producing the protein MSNNILNSLTAGHDTHAAVDDSSDVTNNSINNSVNASVNKNCESNKSDSSLSPQSNDSHITLSLEHLQSEFTKFKIDTLDALSRFATAQQNNSSIQDQMLNMMHQLCILNPKPIHPSFCLLHHSKVPLINYFSDSNLVFYRLILPKFDRSTPTTANESSDNQFSSFSSIYPRTISNKILTTTHNLYYISDKSEFEQWIRSFASHLRSQDLEFVFSKSKTDNLTPDIDCKKYIVNISQTYVHVKAYPTWFQDDLNTGYHSLYNFTECA; encoded by the coding sequence atgagcaacaatattttgaacagttTGACCGCTGGTCATGACACTCATGCTGCTGTTGACGATTCTTCTGATGTCACCAAcaattctattaataacTCAGTTAATGCTTCTGTGAATAAAAACTGTGAATCTAATAAGTCCGACTCAAGTTTGTCTCCCCAATCTAATGATAGCCATATCACACTATCCTTAGAACACCTCCAATCTGAATTCACTAAATTCAAGATTGATACTTTAGATGCCTTATCACGCTTTGCAACGGCTCAgcaaaataattcatcaattcAAGATCAAATGCTAAATATGATGCATCAATTATGCATTCTCAATCCAAAACCGATCCATCCATCGTTTTGCCTACTCCATCATTCAAAAGTTCCTTTAATTAACTACTTTTCGGATTCAAACTTAGTTTTCTACCGACTGATTCTACCAAAGTTTGATAGATCAACTCCCACTACTGCAAATGAATCTTCAGACAATCAATTTAGTTCTTTCAGTTCCATTTACCCTAGAACTATCTCTAACAAAATACTCACCACTACCCATAACCTGTACTATATCTCTGATAAGTCAGAGTTTGAGCAATGGATTCGCTCGTTTGCATCACATCTTAGATCACAAGACTTGGAATTTGTATTCTCCAAATCCAAAACAGATAATCTCACTCCAGATATCGACTGcaagaaatatattgttAACATATCTCAAACCTATGTCCATGTCAAAGCCTATCCGACTTGGTTTCAAGATGACTTAAACACTGGTTACCACTCATTATACAATTTTACCGAATGTGCCTAA
- the TBLA0B06380 gene encoding uncharacterized protein (Ty like retrotransposon), producing MNHSHLFQIRKTKHIFTMQMIHNLFGHLNIKDIKRTIDAKVIGSLRSDMIDWTGLDHVSPACRVRQEDINIFLNLVYNIKKNMVHLNIFILTCMVQLITSLLPLLNILLPSLMKTLVLDGVFHFAIKLKNLLFVFLRIWLNLLIISSARKFSVFTWTVVLNLPTL from the coding sequence ATGAATCATTCTCACTTATTTCAGATCCGCAAAACCAAACATATTTTTACCATGCAAATGATTCACAATTTATTTGGACatctaaatattaaagatattaaacgTACCATTGATGCAAAAGTCATTGGTAGTTTACGCAGCGATATGATCGATTGGACTGGATTAGACCATGTGTCACCTGCATGCAGGGTAAGGCAAGAAGACATAAAcatatttctaaatctcGTCTACAATATCAAAAAGAATATGGTccatttgaatatattcataCTGACTTGTATGGTCCAGTTAATCACATCACTGCTACCTCTcctaaatattttattgcCTTCACTGATGAAAACACTCGTTTTAGATGGGGTTTTCCACTTCGCAATAAAACTAAAGAATCTGTTGTTCGtatttttaagaatttggttaaatttattgataatcAGTTCAGCGCGAAAGTTCTCTGTTTTCACATGGACCGTGGTTCTGAATTTACCAACACTTTGA
- the ERV41 gene encoding Erv41p (similar to Saccharomyces cerevisiae ERV41 (YML067C); ancestral locus Anc_4.330), translated as MAGLKTFDAFPKTDDQHIKKSKKVGLTSILTYFFLLLITWTEFGNFFGGYIDQQYIINNDKLQDQVHELVHINLDIYIKLPCKWLDVNSRDITGDHTFVSNYLTFEDMPFFIPYGSKLNILHDIVTPNIDQILGEAIPAEFREKLDTIIPLDENGKPLYELDGCHVFGQIPVNRVQGELQFTAKGYGYMNWERTPYELINFDHVINEFSFGNFFPYIDNPLDNTAKINLDDPVTSWIYDTSVVPSYYRKLGAEVDTFQYSVSQYSYNGTSLQKMTSSTSVPGIFFKYDFEALSLVLTDHRISFFQFLIRLVAILSFVVYTAAWLFRLLDKVLIITMGPKWSLRYQPAAQSQPLLD; from the exons ATGGCTGGTTTAAAAACTTTTGATGCCTTTC CTAAAACTGATGATCAACACAtcaaaaaatcaaaaaaagtAGGTCTAACCTCCATCCTAACCTATTTCTTCCTCCTACTCATCACGTGGACCGAATTCGGTAATTTCTTCGGTGGCTATATCGACCAACAATACATCATCAATAATGACAAATTACAAGACCAAGTCCACGAATTGGTACACATCAACCTCGATATCTACATCAAACTCCCTTGCAAATGGCTCGACGTAAACTCAAGAGACATCACCGGCGACCACACTTTTGTCTCCAACTATTTGACTTTTGAAGATATGCCCTTCTTCATACCTTATGGTTCCAAATTAAACATCCTTCACGATATCGTCACTCCAAATATCGACCAAATCTTGGGCGAAGCCATCCCCGCAGAATTTAGAGAAAAACTAGACACCATAATACCTTTGGATGAAAATGGTAAACCCTTGTACGAATTGGACGGTTGTCATGTCTTTGGTCAAATCCCCGTCAATCGTGTACAAGGTGAATTACAATTCACAGCAAAGGGCTACGGTTATATGAATTGGGAAAGAACTCCTTACGAATTGATCAATTTCGATCATGTCATCAACGAATTCTCCTTTGGAAACTTCTTCCCCTATATCGACAATCCCTTGGATAACACTGCAAAGATTAACCTCGATGATCCAGTCACTTCATGGATTTATGACACTTCTGTGGTTCCATCTTATTATCGTAAATTAGGTGCCGAAGTAGATACTTTCCAATATTCTGTCAGTCAATATTCTTACAACGGCACATCTTTGCAAAAGATGACTTCTTCCACTTCTGTCCCAGgaattttcttcaaatatgaTTTCGAAGCATTATCCTTGGTATTGACCGATCATAGAATCTCttttttccaattcctAATAAGATTGGTCGCAATACTCTCATTCGTAGTTTACACGGCAGCTTGGTTGTTTAGATTGTTGGATAAAGTTTTGATCATTACTATGGGTCCAAAATGGTCTCTAAGATATCAACCTGCTGCTCAATCTCAACCATTATtagattaa
- the TBLA0B06410 gene encoding uncharacterized protein (ancestral locus Anc_2.531) yields the protein MWPHRLRSTQRPASVSNVAATLTLLRLFSAPRYKGHPATSIRLGCDDSHHGMLRSTARSCCPTSCVWPCGMCAPPHYIYVPRRRSPPILPDPFRSHHTSTLHPPAVHARPLYIRPLHAARRRHCPPTDARHSAAAAHAAHSTYIPPLLPHVSASYTHVPYTAAHVTPPVYASPLAQPLFARTEAVPARKNSIATLLNTAAEQPLFLPSLHSSSSLHSSSALHSSSSLHSSSTLHSSSSASSASTSPLQPRSSLHVAAHLPTLATMFDSQARLSTQPPQKVILPSISSQFLPISNGPATSAIITPISSPPQLPLQSPAAAAPPPPVEFSDSFQTINIPNLPAQAASPNSSPSSPASLQSKPIIRKYKSKSNKKLPKRKVARHQCKICGKLMTRSSSLQTHMYVHTNYRPFKCNWENCGKTFNVKSNLNRHCKLHLRRQAKTTDDGTGGNK from the coding sequence ATGTGGCCGCATCGCCTCCGCTCCACCCAGCGACCCGCCAGCGTCAGCAACGTGGCCGCTACGCTAACCCTGTTGAGACTGTTCTCCGCCCCACGCTACAAAGGACACCCTGCAACAAGCATACGACTAGGCTGCGACGACTCTCACCACGGCATGCTACGCTCCACGGCACGCTCTTGTTGCCCCACCTCCTGTGTTTGGCCCTGCGGAATGTGCGCCCCACCGCATTATATATACGTGCCCCGTCGCAGATCTCCACCGATCTTGCCCGATCCCTTCAGATCGCACCACACCTCCACGCTCCACCCCCCAGCTGTCCATGCTCGCCCACTCTACATTCGCCCACTCCACGCTGCACGCCGTCGCCACTGCCCCCCCACGGACGCCAGACACTCCGCGGCGGCGGCACACGCGGCCCATTCCACATATATTCCTCCCCTGCTGCCTCACGTTTCTGCCTCCTACACACACGTTCCGTACACAGCCGCCCACGTCACTCCTCCTGTGTACGCGTCGCCTCTGGCTCAGCCGCTCTTTGCCAGAACTGAGGCCGTGCCGGCGCGCAAAAACAGCATCGCCACCTTGCTAAACACAGCCGCCGAGCAGCCGCTGTTCTTGCCGTCGCTCCACTCTTCCTCGTCGCTCCACTCTTCCTCGGCGCTCCATTCTTCCTCGTCGCTTCACTCCTCCTCCACCCTCCACTCCTCCAGCTCCGCTAGTTCAGCTTCCACGTCGCCTCTCCAGCCTCGTTCTTCGCTCCACGTCGCTGCCCACCTCCCCACCCTTGCAACCATGTTCGATTCCCAGGCAAGACTCTCCACACAGCCACCACAAAAAGTCATTCTGCCTTCGATCTCCTCGCAATTCCTCCCCATCTCCAACGGTCCGGCCACTTCCGCCATAATAACCCCAATCTCAAGCCCCCCACAGTTGCCGCTCCAATCCCCAGCAGCCGCTGCTCCTCCTCCTCCCGTGGAATTCTCCGACTCTTTTCaaactattaatattccaaatttacCCGCGCAGGCCGCATCTCCTAATTCCTCCCCCTCCTCCCCTGCTTCCTTACAAAGTAAACCAATCATTAGAAAATACAAATCCAAATCAAACAAGAAATTGCCCAAGCGCAAAGTCGCAAGACACCAGTGCAAGATTTGTGGCAAACTAATGACCAGATCCAGTTCGTTACAAACCCACATGTATGTCCATACAAACTATAGACCTTTCAAATGCAATTGGGAAAATTGTGGCAAGACTTTTAATGTCAAGTCGAATTTGAATAGACATTGCAAGTTACATCTAAGACGCCAGGCAAAGACCACTGACGACGGTACAGGCGGCAACAAATAA
- the TBLA0B06420 gene encoding NAD-dependent malic enzyme (similar to Saccharomyces cerevisiae MAE1 (YKL029C); ancestral locus Anc_2.529), whose protein sequence is MATAPQYPKYNTTTTNNGNTTTTNNGNSISNGTGSLERVSSLDETSQKSNTISPSQSSIFSQSIVRNGMIYQSTSELNLESLKSLNYSKDLRTFTQLREIANASSTNTIPSVIPIPVDQSLKVDNTIKCSLYGRYLINSPLFNKHTAFTKEERLQFGLTGLLPSKIETLEEQLDRAYSQLNSLPDKISKNDYMSVLRQQNKTLYFALISHHLKELIPIIYTPTEGDAIAEYSNRIRQPEGCFLDIMDQESIPERLSAFGEAKDIDYIVVSDSEGILGIGDQGVGGVRISISKMALMTVCGGIHPGRVLPVVLDVGTNNQGLIDDPMYVGNKFPRVRGAAYDEFIKKFIDAVKTQFPNAVLHFEDFGFPNARRILDRYRDEVNCFNDDIQGTGAVVMSSLIAALNHTNQVLKDIKVLVFGAGTAGLGIADQIVSHMIQTGISIQEARSKIYLMNVNGIILESQEEISTPGQMLYAKDDKEWDGIDTKSLFEAVSKIKPTCLIGCSTVAGAFNEKIIKEMYKHNARPIVFPLSNPTRLHEAKPEDVMKWTNNDALMATGSPFANVDGYRISENNNCFSFPGIGLGALLARSTHISDSMISAAVDELASLSPLKPGDSKPGLLPKMDDIRETSARVATAVLLQAIREGSARVEHFDPTDATAVRTVIPRDFDECLQWVQSRMWNPVYRPMVRVY, encoded by the coding sequence ATGGCAACTGCTCCTCAATATCCAAAATACAATACTACCACCACTAACAATGGCAATACTACCACCACTAACAATGGCAATTCCATCAGCAATGGTACTGGTTCATTGGAACGCGTATCTTCACTCGACGAAACTTCCCAAAAGAGTAACACCATCTCGCCTTCCCAATCGAGTATTTTTTCCCAGTCCATTGTTAGAAATGGAATGATTTACCAAAGTACTTCGGAATTGAATTTGGAATCTTTGAAAAGTTTAAACTATTCTAAAGATTTACGTACTTTTACACAATTGAGAGAAATTGCCAATGCCAGTAGTACTAATACTATCCCATCAGTGATACCTATCCCCGTCGATCAATCTTTAAAAGTAGACAACACGATTAAATGTTCGTTATATGGTCGTTACTTGATTAATTCGCCTCTTTTCAATAAACATACGGCCTTCACCAAAGAGGAAAGGTTACAATTTGGTCTAACTGGGTTATTACCTTCCAAGATTGAAACTTTAGAAGAACAATTGGATAGAGCTTATTCTCAATTGAATAGTCTACCGGATAAGATTTCCAAAAACGATTACATGTCAGTTTTAAGACAACAGAATAAAACGTTATATTTTGCATTGATCTCTCATcatttgaaagaattgatTCCAATTATTTATACACCCACAGAAGGAGATGCTATTGCGGAATATTCTAACCGTATTAGACAACCAGAAGGTTGTTTTCTTGATATTATGGATCAAGAATCAATACCAGAAAGATTATCTGCATTTGGTGAAGCTAAAGATATAGATTATATTGTTGTATCTGATTCCGAAGGGATCTTGGGGATTGGTGATCAAGGTGTTGGCGGTGTTCGTATTTCCATCTCCAAGATGGCGTTAATGACAGTTTGTGGTGGTATACATCCGGGTCGTGTGTTGCCAGTTGTTTTGGATGTTGGTACCAATAATCAAGGTTTAATTGATGATCCAATGTATGTTGGTAATAAATTCCCTCGAGTAAGAGGTGCTGCATACGATGAATTTATCAAGAAATTCATTGATGCTGTGAAAACACAATTCCCCAATGCAGTGTTACATTTCGAAGATTTCGGATTCCCCAACGCAAGAAGAATCTTGGACAGATATCGTGATGAAGTGAATTGttttaatgatgatattcaGGGCACGGGTGCTGTTGTGATGTCATCATTGATTGCAGCTTTGAATCATACAAATCAAGTCttgaaagatattaaagTGTTGGTGTTTGGTGCTGGTACTGCAGGGTTAGGTATTGCGGATCAAATCGTTAGTCATATGATTCAAACTGGTATCTCTATACAAGAGGCTCGTTCCAAGATATATCTGATGAATGTTAATGGTATCATACTGGAATCACAAGAAGAAATTTCGACTCCGGGTCAAATGTTATATGCTAAAGATGATAAAGAATGGGATGGTATAGATACTAAATCGTTATTTGAAGCAGTTTCGAAGATAAAACCTACGTGTTTGATTGGTTGTTCGACCGTGGCAGGTgcatttaatgaaaaaatcattaaagaaATGTATAAACATAATGCAAGACCAATTGTTTTCCCTCTATCCAATCCAACAAGATTGCATGAAGCTAAGCCGGAAGATGTGATGAAATGGACCAATAACGATGCTTTGATGGCTACTGGGTCACCATTTGCAAATGTGGATGGTTATAGAATCTCTGAGAATAACAATTGTTTTTCATTCCCTGGGATTGGGTTGGGTGCCCTATTAGCACGTTCTACTCATATTAGTGATTCGATGATATCGGCAGCAGTAGATGAATTGGCATCTCTATCTCCTTTGAAGCCTGGCGATTCCAAACCTGGTCTATTACCCAAGATGGATGATATTAGAGAAACTTCAGCAAGAGTGGCCACTGCTGTTTTATTACAAGCGATAAGGGAAGGCAGTGCTAGAGTGGAACATTTTGATCCAACAGATGCAACGGCTGTCCGAACTGTGATTCCAAGAGATTTCGACGAATGTTTACAATGGGTACAGTCAAGAATGTGGAATCCAGTGTATAGACCAATGGTTAGAGTTTATTAG
- the TBLA0B06430 gene encoding tRNA threonylcarbamoyladenosine dehydratase (similar to Saccharomyces cerevisiae YHR003C and YKL027W; ancestral locus Anc_2.527): MGNNTWKVITATALLTVAACKSWQVLSSQCISPTNVKEPVGDKKKYKKKLVLDTQDYDDELFREQLARNYAFLGEDGMEKLKQQYIVVVGAGGVGSWVVTMLIRSGCSHIRIIDFDQVSLSSLNRHSCANLNDVGTPKVECLKTHMSQIAPWCEIEAINELWTIENADRLILENSHDNKRPTFVIDCIDNIDTKVDLLEYVYRHKIDVISSGGASAKSDPTRINVGDMTTTEEDPLARSVRRRLKKRGITTGIPVVFSAEKPDPRKAKLLPLPEDEYQKGSVDQLSALKDFRVRILPVLGTMPGIFGLTIATWVLTKVSGYPMEPIEGKNRIKLYDGIYQSLAGQMTRIGMPDQRVPIALKDVGYIVEEIFRGKSPISGFSTRLTLSKWDPSLPVSLQNVVLMTKEEQKDHELKILNGNQKLHEVYPQEVLDLVAKRFDEEKYYSQFR, from the coding sequence ATGGGCAATAATACTTGGAAAGTCATTACCGCTACAGCTTTGTTGACAGTAGCAGCTTGTAAATCATGGCAAGTGTTGTCATCTCAATGCATTTCTCCAACAAATGTAAAGGAACCTGTGGgtgataagaaaaaatacaagaaaaaattggtATTGGATACTCAGGATTATGATGACGAATTGTTTAGAGAACAATTGGCTAGAAATTATGCGTTTTTGGGGGAAGATGGGATGGAGAAATTGAAACAACAATATATCGTTGTTGTTGGAGCAGGTGGGGTTGGGTCATGGGTTGTGACGATGCTAATTAGATCCGGGTGTAGTCATATTAGAATCATTGATTTCGATCAAGTCTCATTAAGTTCTTTGAATAGACATTCATGTGCCAATTTGAATGATGTGGGGACTCCCAAAGTGGAGTGCTTGAAAACTCACATGTCTCAAATTGCTCCTTGGTGTGAGATTGAAGctataaatgaattatgGACCATTGAAAATGCTGACCGTTTGATTCTAGAGAATTCTCATGATAATAAACGTCCCACCTTTGTTATCGATTGTATAGATAACATCGATACAAAAGTGGATCTTTTGGAATATGTCTATCGTCACAAGATTGATGTCATTTCTTCTGGTGGTGCTTCCGCCAAGAGCGATCCAACTCGTATTAATGTTGGTGATATGACCACCACTGAAGAAGATCCCTTGGCTAGATCAGTAAGAAGaagattaaagaaaagagGTATCACCACTGGTATCCCTGTAGTGTTTAGTGCAGAAAAACCTGATCCTAGAAAGGCCAAATTATTACCTTTACCTGAAGATGAATATCAAAAGGGGTCCGTAGATCAATTGAGTGCCCTAAAGGATTTCCGAGTCCGTATCTTACCTGTCTTGGGGACCATGCCAGGTATTTTTGGGTTAACTATTGCCACTTGGGTTTTAACTAAAGTATCTGGTTATCCTATGGAACCAATAGAAGgtaaaaatagaattaaattatacGACGGGATTTACCAATCTTTAGCCGGTCAAATGACCCGTATCGGAATGCCCGATCAAAGGGTCCCTATCGCGTTAAAGGATGTGGGTTATATAGTGGAGGAAATCTTTAGAGGTAAATCCCCAATCTCGGGATTTTCTACTAGATTGACTTTATCCAAATGGGATCCCTCATTACCTGTTTCTTTGCAAAACGTGGTTTTAATGACAAAGGAGGAACAAAAAGAtcatgaattaaaaatcttAAACGGTAACCAAAAGTTACATGAGGTTTACCCACAAGAAGTCTTGGATTTAGTAGCTAAAAgatttgatgaagaaaaatattattcacaATTCCGTTAa
- the LEU5 gene encoding coenzyme A transporter (similar to Saccharomyces cerevisiae LEU5 (YHR002W); ancestral locus Anc_2.526), with translation MTNANKTLIYSPLFEDSKLINKSSFPIHYPPPFPAPGSVPSSNNTGTGTGPPSSFPPPSSSSSGGREPSKIDSEYEGPKYNKNSLEYILRSGLAGGISGSCAKTLIAPLDRIKILFQTSNPHYTKYAGSLVGLKEAFKHIYINDGIRGYYQGHSVTLLRIFPYAAIKFIAYEQIRNVLIPSREYETHVRRLLSGSLAGLCSVFVTYPLDLTRVRLAYVTEHKRIKLTNTVKEIFNEPASITLINNKYIPTWFAHWCNFYRGFVPTVLGMIPYAGVSFFAHDLLHDILKHPIIAPYSLLKLTAEEEKIRIKKNQRRPLRTWAELVSGGLAGIASQTAAYPLEIVRRRLQVSALSTANMYTHEFLSISSISKKIYQERGWRGFFVGLSIGYIKVTPMVACSFFVYERMKWYLGI, from the coding sequence atgacCAATGCGAATAAGACTTTAATTTATAGTCCTCTTTTCGAAGATTccaaattaattaataaatcatccTTCCCAATTCATTATCCACCGCCTTTCCCTGCACCAGGTTCCGTACCATCTTCTAATAACACTGGTACTGGTACTGGTCCCCCTTCGTCATTTCCACCACCTTCCTCTTCATCTTCAGGTGGTCGTGAACCTTCTAAAATTGATTCTGAATATGAAGGTCCtaaatacaataaaaattctcttGAGTATATCTTACGTTCAGGATTGGCAGGTGGTATATCTGGATCATGTGCTAAAACATTAATTGCTCCATTAGATAGAATCaagattttatttcaaactTCAAACCCTCACTATACTAAATATGCAGGTTCTTTAGTGGGGCTAAAAGAAGCATTcaaacatatatatattaatgatgGTATTCGAGGATATTATCAAGGTCATTCAGTGACCCTTTTAAGAATTTTCCCCTACGCGgctattaaatttattgcATATGAACAAATAAGAAATGTATTAATTCCATCAAGAGAATATGAAACACATGTAAGAAGATTATTAAGTGGTTCTCTTGCCGGATTATGTAGTGTATTTGTTACATATCCATTAGATTTGACAAGAGTTCGTCTTGCATATGTTACTGAACACAAGAGAATTAAATTGACCAATACTGTTAAAGAAATCTTTAATGAACCTGCATCTATcacattaataaataataaatatataccGACTTGGTTTGCACATTGGTGTAATTTTTATCGTGGATTTGTCCCCACAGTACTTGGTATGATACCGTATGCAGGAGTTTCATTTTTCGCGCATGACCTTTTacatgatattttaaaacatcCAATTATAGCACCATActctttattaaaattgacTGCTGAGGAAGAAAAGATTCGAAtcaagaaaaatcaaagaaGGCCATTAAGAACATGGGCTGAATTAGTATCTGGTGGATTAGCTGGTATTGCATCTCAAACTGCAGCTTACCCTTTGGAGATTGTTCGAAGAAGATTACAAGTGAGTGCATTATCTACAGCTAATATGTATACAcatgaatttttatcaatatccTCGAtatccaaaaaaatttatcaagaaAGAGGTTGGAGAGGGTTTTTCGTAGGGTTAAGTATTGGATATATTAAAGTGACACCCATGGTTGCATGTAGTTTTTTCGTTTACGAAAGAATGAAATGGTATTTAGGTATTTGA